One Hippocampus zosterae strain Florida chromosome 4, ASM2543408v3, whole genome shotgun sequence genomic window carries:
- the LOC127599852 gene encoding interleukin-17F-like produces MLSMPNAAVATVAMTTMVALLSGGTAGAGADGRSGRSWMAKTQTVSLELNPDILRPPETLRPLQNRSISPWTYNVSQDAWVLPPVSEARCLLRGCLDSNGAEDLRLRSRPILHQVLLLRRLKSPAGAPRQSRRYRLEPRLVAVGCTCVREREPRRPPPFG; encoded by the exons GTAGCGATGACGACGATGGTGGCGTTGCTGTCGGGGGGCACGGCCGGCGCGGGGGCAGACGGACGATCCGGCCGGTCCTGGATGGCGAAGACCCAGACGGTGTCCCTCGAACTCAACCCCGACATTTTGCGTCCCCCCGAAACCTTGCGGCCGCTGCAGAACCGCTCCATCTCACCCTGGACCTACAA CGTGTCGCAGGACGCGTGGGTGTTACCGCCGGTGTCGGAGGCCCGCTGCCTGCTGCGCGGCTGCCTGGACTCCAACGGCGCGGAGGACCTGAGGCTCAGGTCGCGGCCCATCCTGCATCAGGTTCTGCTGCTGCGCCGCCTCAAGTCGCCCGCCGGCGCCCCGCGCCAGAGCCGCCGCTACCGCTTGGAGCCCCGCCTCGTCGCCGTGGGCTGCACGTGCGTGAGGGAGCGGGAGCCCAGGCGGCCGCCGCCTTTCGGATGA